A single Flavobacterium sp. 1 DNA region contains:
- a CDS encoding TonB-dependent receptor domain-containing protein: MNGNITRNWSVSAAYSYNEASITESPIESEIGRQKPNTPRQQGNLWTRYNFTHGALKDFGLAFGSNFATTRTLSQTNTQTLPGYTLFNATLYYNINKFKIQVNANNIFNKTYWVGGYDYIRLFPGAPSNWLLTLGYSF; encoded by the coding sequence GTGAACGGAAATATTACGCGAAACTGGAGTGTTTCTGCCGCTTATTCATATAATGAGGCCTCAATTACTGAGAGCCCGATTGAATCCGAAATTGGAAGACAAAAACCAAACACACCCCGTCAGCAAGGTAATTTATGGACACGTTATAATTTTACTCATGGAGCTTTAAAAGATTTTGGTCTTGCTTTTGGAAGCAATTTTGCAACAACACGCACATTAAGCCAAACCAACACGCAAACTCTTCCAGGCTACACTTTATTTAATGCGACTTTGTATTATAACATTAATAAATTTAAAATCCAGGTAAATGCCAATAATATATTCAACAAAACGTACTGGGTTGGCGGTTATGATTATATTCGTTTATTTCCCGGTGCACCATCGAACTGGCTGCTAACACTTGGATACTCCTTTTAA
- a CDS encoding ISAs1 family transposase, whose product MLLTLSAVVSGFQTYELIEGFGEEKLDWLRKFYPYKYGSPSHDTLGEFFSRIKPKEFAKCLIEFTKALAKHDSKVIALDGKTVKGFLTQDGLSIAHPYCFLYQINNPVIGNVIAKRHTKKARIFVGYP is encoded by the coding sequence ATCCTCCTAACGCTTTCGGCAGTTGTCAGCGGTTTTCAAACCTATGAGCTCATTGAAGGATTCGGAGAAGAGAAGCTCGATTGGCTTCGCAAGTTTTATCCTTATAAATATGGATCTCCATCTCATGACACTTTGGGCGAATTTTTCAGCAGGATAAAGCCAAAAGAATTTGCCAAATGCCTTATCGAATTCACAAAAGCACTGGCAAAGCATGATTCAAAAGTCATAGCCCTTGACGGAAAAACCGTAAAAGGATTCCTTACCCAAGATGGTTTATCCATTGCACATCCTTACTGCTTTCTGTACCAAATCAACAATCCCGTAATAGGTAATGTGATAGCAAAAAGACATACTAAAAAGGCTAGGATTTTTGTTGGATATCCATAA
- a CDS encoding DUF6377 domain-containing protein: MIAAKENKLDSLKRLVNDTSDPFIKYETYNQIIDGYLWYRSDSAYAYIEKSMKIAKVLDNSKMSNQLTLTYSIMLSTSGLLNESSQILKKINRQRLDKSLLRDYYYAQERFYYVSSEFSHDNYYTPLYKKQERIYQDSVRSTYLENSVEYNKYTANLMVNAGEYLKARDLLEKTIPSLNKPTRFAAMIYYDLAGIYKILKNDRLYEYYLIQASIVDRQIPTKENAAIKDLAFYLYKNKLQDIDRANLYIQSALNDARFYNNRQRILQISEKLPLIVNAFQEKSSRENIHLKYSIIVISILSIFITCSLIFIYRQVRQLRKARLAVDWLNNELQFYNNELQQLNSKLHHANETREENVGFFMDLCSSYINKLDDYKQIVKSKIINNRINDLLKNIDSQQFAKSDKNDFFVSFDRAVLSLFPNFVDNVNKLMKEDSQLQLKKGEILNSELRVLALIRLGIDSSSKIASFLHYSPQTIYNYRVKLKKSSRFVREDFEQQIKNM; the protein is encoded by the coding sequence TAGCTGCAAAAGAGAACAAACTAGACAGCTTGAAGCGTCTTGTAAATGACACCTCAGATCCGTTTATTAAATATGAAACCTATAATCAGATCATTGATGGTTATCTTTGGTATAGGTCAGACTCTGCATATGCTTATATTGAAAAAAGTATGAAGATTGCGAAGGTATTGGACAACAGTAAAATGTCCAACCAGCTTACTTTGACCTATTCAATTATGCTATCCACATCTGGTCTGTTAAATGAATCATCACAAATCTTGAAGAAAATCAATAGGCAGAGATTGGACAAGTCTTTGCTTCGCGATTATTATTACGCTCAGGAAAGGTTTTACTACGTATCTTCGGAATTTAGTCACGATAATTATTACACCCCACTTTATAAAAAACAGGAACGGATCTATCAGGATTCCGTTCGCTCCACTTATCTGGAAAATTCTGTTGAATATAATAAATACACCGCTAATCTAATGGTAAATGCTGGTGAATATCTTAAAGCCCGAGATTTGCTTGAGAAAACAATCCCCAGCCTGAACAAACCGACGAGATTTGCTGCAATGATCTATTACGACCTTGCCGGAATCTATAAGATATTAAAAAATGACAGGCTATATGAATATTACCTCATTCAGGCGTCCATTGTAGACAGGCAAATCCCCACTAAAGAAAATGCAGCTATCAAGGATCTGGCCTTTTATCTCTATAAGAATAAACTCCAGGATATTGATAGAGCCAATTTATACATTCAGTCGGCCCTGAACGACGCACGCTTTTACAATAATAGACAACGAATCTTACAGATATCCGAGAAGTTACCCTTGATCGTAAATGCCTTTCAGGAAAAAAGCAGTAGGGAAAATATACATTTAAAATATTCCATTATTGTAATCAGTATTTTATCAATTTTCATTACATGCTCTTTAATATTTATTTACAGACAGGTAAGACAATTGCGAAAGGCCAGATTGGCGGTGGATTGGCTAAACAATGAACTGCAGTTCTACAACAACGAGCTGCAACAGCTTAATAGCAAACTTCATCATGCAAACGAAACGCGTGAGGAGAATGTAGGATTTTTTATGGATTTATGTTCTTCATATATCAATAAACTTGATGATTACAAACAGATTGTGAAGAGCAAGATCATCAATAACAGAATCAATGATCTATTGAAGAATATTGATTCGCAGCAATTCGCCAAATCAGATAAGAATGATTTTTTTGTAAGTTTTGACCGGGCTGTACTTAGCCTCTTTCCCAATTTCGTTGATAATGTGAATAAGCTTATGAAAGAAGATAGTCAGTTACAACTCAAAAAGGGTGAAATTTTAAATAGTGAACTGCGTGTCCTCGCGCTGATACGATTAGGAATAGATAGCAGTAGTAAGATAGCTTCCTTTCTGCACTATTCTCCCCAAACGATCTACAATTACCGTGTCAAACTGAAGAAAAGTTCGCGGTTTGTACGAGAAGATTTCGAGCAACAGATCAAAAATATGTGA
- a CDS encoding PepSY domain-containing protein, translated as MSGLIVFIVALTGSLLVFEEEIDAFINPEFYKVSTIGTEKMPVDLYVNAIRKQYAITELDRIQTYENPQRSIIISGTDAQKNDQIFSVDPYTGKVLATIPEKSRFFSIVLDLHRHLILGEAGKFITGCSCLIFVFMLLSGLILWWPKKIKNLKQRLTVKWSASFKRVNWDFHSTFGFYTFIILLIISLTGLTWSFKWFESGMYLLADGTAEKPSAKVENPTKIDPKLDKTFFYQNLFSKTDSIYRYKGDTQIRIPSDTINSIMVIKLNLEKSIPNISSMAYFDKYTGKILKIKPYESFSNGDKVRRLIYPIHTGSIYGYPTKILAFLVCLFAITLPITGLLIWYRKQ; from the coding sequence TTGTCCGGGCTTATTGTATTTATTGTGGCGCTGACTGGAAGTCTTTTAGTTTTTGAAGAAGAAATCGATGCTTTTATAAATCCCGAATTCTATAAAGTTTCAACCATCGGAACAGAAAAAATGCCTGTTGATCTCTACGTTAATGCTATCCGAAAGCAATATGCAATCACGGAATTAGACCGCATTCAAACTTATGAAAATCCGCAAAGAAGCATAATTATTTCCGGAACCGATGCCCAGAAAAATGATCAGATTTTCTCTGTAGATCCTTACACTGGAAAAGTATTGGCAACAATTCCTGAAAAAAGCAGGTTTTTTTCTATTGTGCTCGATTTGCATCGCCACTTAATTTTAGGGGAAGCTGGAAAATTTATTACGGGCTGCAGTTGCCTTATCTTTGTTTTCATGCTGCTTTCGGGGCTTATTTTATGGTGGCCAAAAAAAATAAAAAACCTAAAGCAAAGATTAACCGTAAAATGGAGCGCCTCTTTTAAAAGAGTCAATTGGGATTTTCACTCGACTTTCGGTTTCTATACTTTCATTATTCTTTTGATAATATCACTAACAGGACTAACCTGGTCTTTTAAATGGTTCGAAAGCGGTATGTATTTATTGGCAGATGGAACAGCGGAAAAACCATCGGCTAAAGTGGAAAATCCAACTAAAATTGATCCAAAGCTTGATAAAACTTTTTTTTATCAGAACCTATTTTCAAAAACTGATAGTATTTATAGATACAAAGGAGATACTCAGATCAGGATCCCATCCGACACAATAAACAGTATAATGGTCATTAAGCTAAATCTTGAAAAATCGATTCCCAATATTTCAAGTATGGCCTATTTCGATAAATACACAGGTAAAATTTTAAAAATCAAACCTTATGAATCTTTTAGCAATGGCGATAAAGTCCGACGACTTATTTACCCTATTCATACAGGAAGCATTTATGGATATCCAACAAAAATCCTAGCCTTTTTAGTATGTCTTTTTGCTATCACATTACCTATTACGGGATTGTTGATTTGGTACAGAAAGCAGTAA